Proteins encoded by one window of Microplitis demolitor isolate Queensland-Clemson2020A chromosome 6, iyMicDemo2.1a, whole genome shotgun sequence:
- the LOC128668022 gene encoding uncharacterized protein LOC128668022: protein MKIAELKIAAFIAEHCSLLTVDHLISILPQLDPSSDALKNLKIHRTKCSVLIQNVLGPSMLEALVEEIGDFPYSIIIDESTDLSTQKVLCIMIRFLSHKTKQVVTTFYRIIQIIECDAKSVHEAIVNQLKEDGIKIENMIGIGVDGANVMVGKHNSVTAIFKRDLPDLIIVKCVCHSLHLCAEKAAESLPRQLEFLVRETHNWFSYSPKRLDYYRKLYETMNNNTDPKKIQGLSGTRWLTRYQAINTILEQWEELKLLFSIAKSDDKCYMAEQLYDIMRRLPFKALLLFLQNELKHVMQLNLLFQSNHVEPVKLFEDLFLLYKNLIKRLVVPSQLEKLVDSELVEFNFREHLMHTASMYFGFDFHTISRELEKKDLLDVRERCKTFLCSLAEQIQKRLADNLSLLKTIADLHPRVATSQVKPDIKPIFNYIQRTHIYGKKWH, encoded by the coding sequence ATGAAAATTGCCGAGTTGAAAATCGCTGCCTTTATCGCCGAGCACTGTTCTTTGTTAACTGTAGATCATTTGATTAGTATACTCCCTCAATTAGATCCTTCATCAGATGCtctaaaaaacttaaaaattcatcGAACTAAGTGTTCAGTGCTAATACAAAATGTACTTGGTCCATCAATGCTCGAAGCTTTGGTTGAAGAAATAGGAGATTTTCCGTACTCCATTATAATAGATGAAAGTACTGATCTTTCTACACAAAAAGTGTTGTGCATTATGATTCGCTTTCTTTCACACAAGACAAAGCAAGTAGTTACAACTTTTTATCGAATAATACAGATAATAGAATGTGATGCAAAAAGTGTTCATGAAGCGATTGTCAATCAACTAAAAGAGGATgggataaaaattgaaaatatgatCGGAATCGGCGTTGATGGAGCAAACGTTATGGTTGGTAAACATAACTCGGTGACTGCTATTTTTAAAAGAGACCTGcctgatttaattattgtcaaatgTGTTTGCCACTCTTTGCATTTATGCGCGGAAAAGGCTGCTGAATCATTACCACGCCAATTAGAATTTCTTGTAAGAGAAACCCATAACTGGTTTTCATACAGCCCTAAACGTTTGGActattatagaaaattatacGAAACCATGAATAATAATACTGATCCAAAAAAAATCCAAGGACTTAGCGGAACTCGCTGGCTCACTCGTTATCAAGCTATCAACACTATATTGGAGCAGTGGGAGGAATTAAAGCTGCTTTTTTCTATTGCAAAATCTGATGACAAATGTTACATGGCGGAACAGCTTTATGATATCATGCGGAGACTTCCTTTTAAAGctttattgttgtttttacAAAACGAATTAAAACATGTGATGCAATTAAACTTACTTTTCCAGAGTAACCATGTTGAACCTGTCAAATTGTTTGAAGATTTGTTTTTGCtatacaaaaatttgataaaacgcCTTGTTGTACCTTCACAGTTGGAAAAATTGGTGGACTCTGAACTggtagaatttaatttccgagAACATCTGATGCATACAGCATCAATGTATTTTGGTTTTGACTTTCATACCATTTCTCGAGAACTTGAGAAAAAGGATCTGTTGGATGTCAGGGAACGATGCAAGACCTTTTTATGTTCTCTAGCCGAGCAGATTCAGAAAAGGCTTGCGGATAATTTATCCTTGTTGAAAACTATTGCTGATTTGCACCCAAGAGTTGCTACATCACAAGTCAAACCCGATATAAAACCAATATTCAATTACATTCAGCGAACTCATATATATGGCAAAAAATGGCATTGA